In Vibrio alginolyticus NBRC 15630 = ATCC 17749, the sequence ATGATGAGATCTGCGCCTAAACGTTCTGCATAATCAAGAATGGTCGCGTAGGCCTTGCCTTCAGCAACATGCACTTGGTAAACCACATCTTCAGCAATATGCTCATTAGCGAAAGCTTTTAGTTGCTGCTTCACGTCTTGCTTCATTTTGGCCGCAGCATCTTTCGGAAAGTATGTGGCAACCATCGACATGTGAATACCAGGTAGTACCGTCAGAAGATGGATTTGAGCATTTGCTTGCTTTGCCTGCCAAACCGCTAGTTCAACCGCTCGGTCTGAAAAGCCTTGGTCATTTAGATCAACCGGAACAAGAATTTGTTTGTACATTCAATGTCTCTCATTAAGGCCCCTTTATCCTCGGGGCCAAATCGGTTATGCGCTCAATTGTTCCTTACGAGCACGACGTTTTTGGTTCATGGCAAGCACCAGCAAAATCATTAAGCATGGTACAAACACCCACTCTTTCATCGGACGGTCTGCATCCTGGATAACCCACTTGATTTCCCAATCAAAGTCGATACCTGCGGACTCTGCTGGACTACCAAATTCAACCATATCGACAATCATTTTGTTGTCACTTTCGGTCAGCATCAGACCCATAGATGAAATACGTGCGTCTGCTGTTGTCGCACTGTCTTCGAATGGAAGACGAACCGTTTTCTCAATGTAGTCGCCCTCAAGGTTTTCACCGGCAACACGTAACTCCAATGATTCTCCTACATTTAGTGTTTCCGTGATTTGAGCTACCTCAACGCCAGGAGAAAGAACTTTCGCTGGGTACAGCATGTCCCACCAAAAACCTGGACGGAAAAACGAAAACGTCAGTACTAATAATAGGACTGTTTCCCACCACTTGTTACGCGTGAACCACCACCCTTGAGTTGCCGCAGAGAATATCAGCATTGCAATGATCGATGAGATGACCGTGAGTGCCAAATGCCACCAAGAGTCGATCCCCATTAACAATAACTGGGTATTGAACACAAACATGAACGGCAAAATAGCGGTTCGAATATCGTAAGTAAAACCTTGGATACCGGTACGAATTGGATCTGATTTCGCAATTGCGGCTGCTGCAAAAGCTGCAAGACCTACAGGTGGGGTATCGTCGGCCAAAATACCAAAGTAGAAAACGAACAAGTGCACCGCTATCAACGGAATAATCAAGCCATGCGCCGCGCCGAGCGTAACAATAACCGGCGCCATTAGCGTAGAGACCACGATGTAGTTCGCCGTTGTTGGCAGACCCATCCCCAGAACCAAGCTAATGATGGCGGTAAACAGCAGCATAAGAATGATACTGCCACCAGAGATAAACTCGACGAAGTCGGTCATCACTAGGCCGATACCCGTTAGTGTAACAACACCAACAACGGTGCCCGCTGCCGCGGTTGCAACGCCGATACCAATCATATTACGCGCACCAGAAACTAAGCTCTCGGCAAGATCGACAAAGCCATCTTTGGTTTGCTGAAGCATGTCACCTTGCTTTGACAGCAGTGCAATCAACGGACGTTGAGTCAGCAAAATGAAAATCATGAACACCGTTGCCCAGAATGCCGAAAGGCCAGGTGAGAAACGTTCGACAGTCAAACACCAAACCAATACGACGATAGGGAGTAGGTAGTGCAAGCCTGACTTAACGGTTGGGCCAGGATCAGGTACTTCTGTTAATTCTGCATCAATCTCAATTGCGCCATCTTGCACGTGATTTGCTGAGACTTTCACCAACCCAACGTACGCGATTAATAGTGCGACGGTAACAATTGGTGTCGCGGCATCGCCAAAGACGTCCTTTGTCCAACCCACTCCGTAGTAAACCAATGCGCTGATCACACACAATCCTAAGATTGTGCCAGTAAAGGACAGCAGACTTTGTACTAGTGTTGGGTTGTGGCGACGAGGAAGGCCTGTCATGCCTGCTTTACATGCTTCAAGGTGAACAATGTAAATTAAAGCAATATAAGAGATTAGCGCTGGAAGTAGGGCAGCTTTAATCACCTCAACGTAGGAGATACCGACGTATTCCACCATCAAAAATGCTGCTGCACCCATGATTGGCGGTGTTAACTGACCATTGGTTGAAGCCGCTACCTCTACCGCACCCGCTTTTGTGCCGGGAAAGCCAACACGCTTCATCAGTGGAATGGTAAAGGTGCCAGTTGTTACTACGTTTGCGATTGAAGAACCAGAAACCAGACCAGATAAACCTGATGCAACAACGGCCGCTTTAGCTGGACCACCTTTCATATGGCCAAGCAACGAGAAGGCAACTTTAATGAAGTAAGCACCAGCACCAGCGCGTTCCAGCATTGCTCCAAACAATACAAACAAGAAGACAAAAGAGGTAGAAACACCTAGCGCAACTCCAAATACGCCTTCAGTTGTTAGCCACAAGTGAGACATGGCCTTGTTCAAGCTTGCCCCTTTGTGCGCGATAACGTCAGGCATGTAAGGGCCTGCAAAGGTGTAAGTAAGGAAAACAGCAGCCACGACCATTAATGGTGGACCAAGTGCTCGGCGTGTTGCTTCTAAAAGGAGGAGCATACCGATAACAGCAACAACGATATCAACTGTTGTCGGTGCGCCTGAGCGTCCTGCTAGCTCGGTATAAAAAAGGTATATATAGGCTGCTGAAAAGCTGCCAGCCAACGCGAGTATCCAATCAACAAGAGGGATATGATCGCGAGGAGAATTCTTCATCGCTGGATAAGCAGTGAAAGCCAAAAAGATCGCGAAAGTAAGGTGGATAGATCGCGCTTCCGTGTCGTTCAGTACGCCAAAATTGAAAATAAATGGTAACGGGGATGCGTACCATAATTGAAATAGTGACCAACACAGAGGAACAAACCAAAGGATTCGTCCTTGCATTCCCGAAGGGCTACGTGCACCTGTGTCTGCCTGAGCCACCATTTCTTGCACATCTTGTGACGGAGCTTGATTCGTCGCCATGTACTTTTTCCTTATTATTGATGGTCCTGTCTGATTTTTATCGAGAACCACACTTCGCCTCTATCAGTGTAGTGAATGGAGCGAAGTTTGCTTTCGAGTATTTTGCTGCCTGAACTCAAAGTGTTGATTGTTGGATACTCTGTTAGGCGGCGTTTAAGTTTTCTTGGGTATGAGCTCGCAGTTTTCAGAAGAAAACTGGCGAATGAAGCATACAGTTAGAACGTGCTACAACCTGTATGCTCAAACAGGCAGAAAATATTCTTTCCTGCCTGTATGTAGAGTCTGAGGAAATTACTTAATTAGACCCATTTCTTTGTAGTATTTTTCTGCACCTGGGTGAAGAGGAATAGAAAGACCAGCTTTCACCATGTCTTCTTTCTTCAAGTTTGCGAATGCAGGGTGTAGACGTTTGAAGGTATCAAAGTTTTCAAACACAGCTTTTGCCACGTTGTAAGCGACATCGTCTGAAACATCAGAGGTCGTTACCATTGTTGCTGCAACACCAAAGCTGTTTACGTCTTTGTCTGTACCGCGGTACATACCAGCCGGTACTGAGCTAAAGGCGTAGTATGGGTTGTCGGCAACAATTTTATCGATTTTAGGGCCTGTTGCTGAAACTAGCTTCGCATCACATGATGTGGTTGCTTCTTTGATTGAACCGTTCGGGTGGCCGACCATGTAAATGAAGGCGTCAATTTTGTTATCACAAAGCGCCTGAGAGCGTTCAGAGCCTTTTAGCTCAGACGCCAATTTGAAGCTGTCGTTTGTCCAACCCATCGCTTCCATGACAACGCCCATCGTTGCACGGTCACCAGAGCCTGGGTTACCGATGTTTACGCGCTTACCTTTCAGGTCTTCAACGTTTTCAATACCTGAATCTGCACGCGCAATGATGTTGAAAGGTTCTGTATGAAGAGAGAACATTGCGCGTAGCTTCTTGTACGGGCCTTGTTCTTCAAACTTGCTCGTACCGTTGTAGCCGTGGTACTGCCAATCCGATTGCACGATACCAAAATCTAATTCGCCTGCACGGATAGTGTTAACGTTGTAAATTGAGCCACCAGTCGATTCTACTGAACAACGGATGTTGTGGTCTTTACGACCTTTATTTACCAACTTACAGATAGCACCACCAGTTGGGTAGTAAACACCTGTCACAGAGCCAGTACCGATGGTAATAAACTCTTGAGCGTTAACTGCGCCTGCGCCCATTACGGCTGCAGCGATAGCGCCTACTTTGAGAAGTTTGTTAAATGCCATGAATTTCCCTTCCTTATATTCATTATTTACCCGGAAATAACCATAAATCACTTCTGGAGTTTCCTATTTGGAAACGGCACCTTTTTCAATCCAATCGTTTGAAAAAGCGAGCGAATCATAACAAAAAATTGGCAGAAAATTATCCAATTGTTAAATGTTATAGTTGATAAGTCTGAATTTTGTATCAGGGGATAGGATTCAATTTGTGATTTAATTCTTTTTATAACAATTACTTAATTAACATTTAGTGACTGAAATGAAAAAGATCAATTGCGTGATGTTAATCACAAAATGGATGGTTAAAGAATGAGCGGAGTAAGCAAAAAATTTACATAAATTATGGGCTACAAAATGAGACTTCTTTTATAACCCACAATGAGTTAGCTGATTGAAGCTTTATAGAACTTAACCAGTATATTCGAACAGCTCGCACACTGATTTGAAGAGTTGCTCAGTCGTAATTGCCATGGTTGGCGTAATGAAAATGGTATCGTCACCTGCGACAACACCAAGAATACCTTCGGATTTACCGAGTGAATCAAGCAAGCGAGCAATCAACTGTGCTGCACCTGGGCCGGTGTGAATTACTACTAACGCTGCGTTACGATCGATGTCTAGTACCAGTTCACGCAGAGAGCTGCTGACTGTTGGGACACCTAGCTCAGCAGGAAGACAGTAAACCATTTCCATTTTTGCATTGCGCGTACGGACGGCGCCAAATTTAGTCAGCATACGTGAGACTTTAGATTGGTTGATACTCTCAAACCCTTGCTGTTTGAGTGCGTCAACAATCTCGCCCTGTGAGCCAAAGCTTTCTTCTTTTAACAGGGCTTTAAAGGCGCGAACTAAGTTGTCTTGTTTTTCTGAATTGCGCATAGTCATTACAAATCTCTTATTACGGGTCAGCAATTTTGCATATTCTCGCATATATATTCAGGCGGTGCCAAAGAGTCCCAGGATTATGTTAGATGCGTCACTGTAAACTATATACCACATAGAATTCTTTAGCGCGCTGAAGTAGGGCTGTATCTGTTTTCTTGAATTCCTTGTCATTTCAACAGAATAAAAGAATAATCCAAGCCCCATTTGTAGCACGGTAACAGCGAGTTGCGCGAGGTCGCAAAGCTAGCGTTAATTGATTGTAATCAAGTTGTGATTCCGATAGCTTTATTTAAGTTGGTTACAAACTACCCTACGAATACGTTTATAAGAGAAATACTCTCAAGGAGAACTACATGAAAGTAGCCGTTATTGGTGCCGCTGGTGGCATCGGTCAAGCCCTGGCCCTTCTACTTAAGAACCGTCTTCCTGCTGGTTCTGATCTAGCCCTATATGATATTGCTCCAGTAACTCCTGGTGTGGCCGCTGATCTTAGCCACATCCCTACGCCAGTTTCTATCAAAGGTTACGCTGGTGAAGATCCTACTCCAGCACTAGAAGGCGCGGATGTTGTGCTAATTTCTGCTGGTGTTGCGCGTAAGCCAGGTATGGATCGTGCGGATCTATTTAATGTAAACGCTGGTATCGTTAAATCGCTAGCGGAGAAGATTGCGGTTGTTTGTCCGAAAGCTTGTGTTGGTATCATCACAAACCCTGTAAATACAACAGTGCCAATTGCTGCTGAAGTTCTTAAAAAAGCGGGTGTTTATGATAAGCGTCGTCTATTTGGTGTAACAACGTTGGATGTTATCCGTTCAGAAACGTTTGTTGCTGAGCTTAAAGACAAAGATCCAGGTGACGTTCGCGTGCCAGTTATTGGTGGTCACTCTGGCGTAACGATCTTACCTCTACTGTCTCAAGTAGAAGGTGTTGAGTTTACAGCTGAAGAAGTAGAAGCATTAACGAAACGTATTCAAAATGCAGGTACTGAAGTTGTAGAAGCTAAAGCGGGTGGTGGTAGTGCAACACTATCAATGGGCCAAGCTGCATGTCGCTTTGGTCTGTCTCTGGTTCGTGCTCTTCAAGGTGAAGAAGGCGTAGTTGAGTGCGCTTACGTTGAAGGCGACGGCGAACACGCGACTTACTTCGCGCAACCTGTGAAACTGGGTAAAGAAGGCGTTGAAGAAGTACTAAGCTACGGCAAACTCAGCGATTACGAAAAGTCTGCATTAGACGGTATGCTAGAAACACTAAATGGCGACATCAACATTGGTGTTGAATTCGCAAAGTAATCTAGAAAGCCTATATAAGAAGAAAGCCGATCATTTTGATCGGCTTTTTTGATCCTTGATTTCTCAACTTCGTAAAAATGGTCGAATAAAACCACGTAGTGAAGGAGAAGATGATGGAAGCGAGTCGAATCCGTAAAGGCATGGTTGTTGAGTGCCAACAAGGCGTCGGTACGATATTAGTGGTCGATCATGAAGCAGAGACAGTATTATTGTCCAAACAAGGGACTGAACAGCAGCTCGCCGTTAGCTTTGATGAAATAGAAGATGATCCACAACTGCATGGCGGTAGTGACAGATATTACTAGCGCCTCGGGGCGTCGTCATTAGGTATCAAACGTAAAAAAGGAAGAGCATGCTCTTCCTTTTAGCTATAAGCCTTGCGTTATGGGTAGCTATTGATTACTTCGTGCGTTGTACAGCGACATGAGCCAGAGTAACAAGCGCTTGTTTGTATTCAGACTCTGGCAACACTGATAGTTCTGCGATTGCTTTGTCTGCTTCTTCTAGAGCTTTTTGCGTTGTGTATTCCAGAGAGCCTGCTTCTTTCATGACCGCAAGAATTTCTTCTAAGCGATCCATGCCATTCGCTTTCTCAATCGCTTCACGAATCATGATGGCGTTTTCTGGTGTGGTATTACGCATAGCATGGAGTAGAGGTAAAGTTGGCTTGCCTTCGGCCAAGTCATCACCCACATTTTTACCCATGTCTTCGCCATCAGAAGTGTAATCCATGACGTCATCAATGAGCTGAAACGCAGTGCCTAGATACTTACCGTAATTTTGCATTGCGATTTCCACATGCTCAGGAGCATCATTTAAGATTGCACCGATTTGAGTTGCGGATTCAAATAAGCGCGCAGTCTTAGAGTAGATGACTTGCATGTAGCTTTCTTCTGTCGTGTCAGGGTCGTTACAGTTCATCAACTGCTGTACTTCACCTTCGGCGATCACGTTTACGGCATTGCTCATTAGTTTAAGGATCTTCATGGATCCTAGTTCCGTCATCATCTGAAATGAGCGTGTATAGATAAAGTCCCCAACTAATACGCTAGCCGCATTGCCAAATGCTGCATTCGCAGTGGCTTTACCACGGCGCATGTCTGATTCATCTACCACGTCATCATGCAGCAAAGTCGCTGTATGGATGAACTCAATAAACGCAGCTGCCATTGTATGACCATTGCCTTGGTAACCAAGTGCACGGGCTGACAGTATCGCTAAAAGCGGTCTTAGACGTTTGCCTCCACCACTCACGATATAAAAACCGAGCTGGTTGATTAAAGAGACATCAGAATTAAGTTGGGCTTGAATTGTTTCATTCACTTTTGCCATGTCATCGGCAGTAAGCGCTTGGATAGTTTTAAAATCCATCGTATATCCGGCTGAAGTTAGACCCTGCAAGGCTTATTCGATTTATATAATTGTCGAATAATACACTAAAAAACGTTGATTAATACATTACTAAAGGGCATGATTGCCGCACTTTTCTTTGGCGATTAGCTTTTCGCCAATTTTTTCAAAATATGGCTTGTCATAGGAGCATCTATTCTGTAGAATCTGCGCCCTATTGATGATTAGTTTAGCGCACACCCTCAAGAAAGGCTGTGCGGAAAAAGCGGAGTAAAATATGTACGCTGTTTTCCAATCTGGTGGTAAACAACACCGTGTAAGCGAAGGTCAAACTCTTCGTTTAGAGAAATTAGACGTTGAAACTGGTGCAACTGTAGAATTTGATAAAGTTCTTCTTGTTGCTAACGGCGAAGACATCAAAGTTGGTGCTCCTCTTGTAGAGGGCGGCAAAATTGTTGCTGAAGTTGTACAACACGGTCGTGGCGATAAAGTTAAAATCGTTAAGTTCCGTCGTCGTAAGCACTCTCGTAAGCAACAGGGTCACCGTCAGTGGTTCACTGAAGTGAAGATCACTGGTATCAACGCTTAATCTATTAGGAGAGTTTAACAATGGCACACAAAAAAGCTGGTGGTTCTACTCGTAACGGCCGCGATTCAGAAAGCAAACGTCTAGGTGTTAAGCGTTTCGGTGGTGAATCTGTACTTGCAGGTAACATCATCGTTCGTCAACGTGGCACTAAGTTCCACGCTGGTAACAACGTAGGTATCGGTAAAGACCACACTCTATTCGCTCTTACTGAAGGTAAAGTGAAGTTCGAAGTGAAAGGTCCTAAGAACCGTAAGTTTGTAAGCATCGAAGCTGAGTAATTAGGTTTTTAACCAAATTACTTAATAGCTTTAAGCTGAATTCAAAAGCCCTGCCGAATCGGCGGGGTTTTTTATTTGTGGCAGTCGACATATCGAAGTTTCTCGCTAAGATCCTAAGCGATTTGAATCTGGGAGCTTAGATCTGTCATCTGCTAAAATTGTCGGATGACATAGTAAGATTTAATCCACGCACGAAGTAGTCGGAGTAAAAGATGAAGTTCGTAGATGAAGCGGTAGTAAAAGTTCAGGCTGGTGATGGCGGTAGTGGCGTTGTCAGTTTCTGGCGTGAAAAATTCATCACTAAAGGTGGCCCTGATGGCGGTGATGGCGGTGACGGTGGTGATGTTTATATCCAAGCTGATGAAAACCTAAATACTCTGATTGATTACCGTTTCCAGCGCTTCTACGAAGCTGAGCGTGGTGAAAACGGTCGCGGTGGTAACTGTACAGGTAAGCGTGGTAAAGACATCGTTCTTCGTGTACCTGTGGGTACGCGCGCTGTGGATATCCACACAAATGAAATCGTGGCGGAAGTTGCTGAACACGGTAAGAAAGTGATGATCGCAAAAGGCGGTTGGCACGGTCTAGGTAACACGCGTTTCAAATCTTCAGTAAACCGCGCGCCTCGTCAGAGAACATTGGGTACAAAGGGTGAAGTACGCGAAATTCGCCTTGAGCTATTGCTTCTTGCTGATGTGGGTATGCTTGGTCTACCTAATGCTGGT encodes:
- a CDS encoding universal stress protein; the encoded protein is MYKQILVPVDLNDQGFSDRAVELAVWQAKQANAQIHLLTVLPGIHMSMVATYFPKDAAAKMKQDVKQQLKAFANEHIAEDVVYQVHVAEGKAYATILDYAERLGADLIIMPSHKRSKINKVMLGSVASKVVEYSPINVMVVKPQG
- a CDS encoding TRAP transporter permease; translated protein: MATNQAPSQDVQEMVAQADTGARSPSGMQGRILWFVPLCWSLFQLWYASPLPFIFNFGVLNDTEARSIHLTFAIFLAFTAYPAMKNSPRDHIPLVDWILALAGSFSAAYIYLFYTELAGRSGAPTTVDIVVAVIGMLLLLEATRRALGPPLMVVAAVFLTYTFAGPYMPDVIAHKGASLNKAMSHLWLTTEGVFGVALGVSTSFVFLFVLFGAMLERAGAGAYFIKVAFSLLGHMKGGPAKAAVVASGLSGLVSGSSIANVVTTGTFTIPLMKRVGFPGTKAGAVEVAASTNGQLTPPIMGAAAFLMVEYVGISYVEVIKAALLPALISYIALIYIVHLEACKAGMTGLPRRHNPTLVQSLLSFTGTILGLCVISALVYYGVGWTKDVFGDAATPIVTVALLIAYVGLVKVSANHVQDGAIEIDAELTEVPDPGPTVKSGLHYLLPIVVLVWCLTVERFSPGLSAFWATVFMIFILLTQRPLIALLSKQGDMLQQTKDGFVDLAESLVSGARNMIGIGVATAAAGTVVGVVTLTGIGLVMTDFVEFISGGSIILMLLFTAIISLVLGMGLPTTANYIVVSTLMAPVIVTLGAAHGLIIPLIAVHLFVFYFGILADDTPPVGLAAFAAAAIAKSDPIRTGIQGFTYDIRTAILPFMFVFNTQLLLMGIDSWWHLALTVISSIIAMLIFSAATQGWWFTRNKWWETVLLLVLTFSFFRPGFWWDMLYPAKVLSPGVEVAQITETLNVGESLELRVAGENLEGDYIEKTVRLPFEDSATTADARISSMGLMLTESDNKMIVDMVEFGSPAESAGIDFDWEIKWVIQDADRPMKEWVFVPCLMILLVLAMNQKRRARKEQLSA
- a CDS encoding TAXI family TRAP transporter solute-binding subunit — its product is MAFNKLLKVGAIAAAVMGAGAVNAQEFITIGTGSVTGVYYPTGGAICKLVNKGRKDHNIRCSVESTGGSIYNVNTIRAGELDFGIVQSDWQYHGYNGTSKFEEQGPYKKLRAMFSLHTEPFNIIARADSGIENVEDLKGKRVNIGNPGSGDRATMGVVMEAMGWTNDSFKLASELKGSERSQALCDNKIDAFIYMVGHPNGSIKEATTSCDAKLVSATGPKIDKIVADNPYYAFSSVPAGMYRGTDKDVNSFGVAATMVTTSDVSDDVAYNVAKAVFENFDTFKRLHPAFANLKKEDMVKAGLSIPLHPGAEKYYKEMGLIK
- the argR gene encoding transcriptional regulator ArgR; this encodes MRNSEKQDNLVRAFKALLKEESFGSQGEIVDALKQQGFESINQSKVSRMLTKFGAVRTRNAKMEMVYCLPAELGVPTVSSSLRELVLDIDRNAALVVIHTGPGAAQLIARLLDSLGKSEGILGVVAGDDTIFITPTMAITTEQLFKSVCELFEYTG
- the mdh gene encoding malate dehydrogenase, which translates into the protein MKVAVIGAAGGIGQALALLLKNRLPAGSDLALYDIAPVTPGVAADLSHIPTPVSIKGYAGEDPTPALEGADVVLISAGVARKPGMDRADLFNVNAGIVKSLAEKIAVVCPKACVGIITNPVNTTVPIAAEVLKKAGVYDKRRLFGVTTLDVIRSETFVAELKDKDPGDVRVPVIGGHSGVTILPLLSQVEGVEFTAEEVEALTKRIQNAGTEVVEAKAGGGSATLSMGQAACRFGLSLVRALQGEEGVVECAYVEGDGEHATYFAQPVKLGKEGVEEVLSYGKLSDYEKSALDGMLETLNGDINIGVEFAK
- the ispB gene encoding octaprenyl diphosphate synthase: MDFKTIQALTADDMAKVNETIQAQLNSDVSLINQLGFYIVSGGGKRLRPLLAILSARALGYQGNGHTMAAAFIEFIHTATLLHDDVVDESDMRRGKATANAAFGNAASVLVGDFIYTRSFQMMTELGSMKILKLMSNAVNVIAEGEVQQLMNCNDPDTTEESYMQVIYSKTARLFESATQIGAILNDAPEHVEIAMQNYGKYLGTAFQLIDDVMDYTSDGEDMGKNVGDDLAEGKPTLPLLHAMRNTTPENAIMIREAIEKANGMDRLEEILAVMKEAGSLEYTTQKALEEADKAIAELSVLPESEYKQALVTLAHVAVQRTK
- the rplU gene encoding 50S ribosomal protein L21, producing MYAVFQSGGKQHRVSEGQTLRLEKLDVETGATVEFDKVLLVANGEDIKVGAPLVEGGKIVAEVVQHGRGDKVKIVKFRRRKHSRKQQGHRQWFTEVKITGINA
- the rpmA gene encoding 50S ribosomal protein L27 produces the protein MAHKKAGGSTRNGRDSESKRLGVKRFGGESVLAGNIIVRQRGTKFHAGNNVGIGKDHTLFALTEGKVKFEVKGPKNRKFVSIEAE